One window of the Oncorhynchus keta strain PuntledgeMale-10-30-2019 chromosome 31, Oket_V2, whole genome shotgun sequence genome contains the following:
- the LOC118364369 gene encoding ADP-ribosylation factor-like protein 4A produces MGNRLSEPQTFLSRIPFFQSFHIAILGLDSAGKTTVLYRLQFNEFVNTVPTKGFNAEKVNVSLGGHRTVTFHFWDVGGQEKLRPLWKSYTRCTDGIVFVVDSVDAERMEEAKTELHKIAKTGDNQGVPLLVVANKQDLRHSLSLAEIEKALALKELGPGTPWHLQPTCAIIGDGLKDGMERLHDMILKRRKMLRQQKKKR; encoded by the coding sequence ATGGGGAATAGATTATCAGAACCACAGACCTTCCTCTCAAGAATCCCCTTCTTTCAGTCATTCCATATCGCCATTTTGGGACTGGACTCTGCAGGTAAAACAACTGTTCTGTACAGGTTGCAGTTCAATGAGTTTGTCAACACAGTGCCTACCAAAGGCTTCAATGCAGAAAAGGTCAATGTGTCTTTGGGCGGCCACAGGACGGTGACCTTCCATTTCTGGGACGTGGGTGGTCAAGAGAAGTTGCGTCCATTGTGGAAGTCATACACACGCTGTACCGATGGAATTGTATTCGTGGTGGACTCTGTAGATGCCGAACGCATGGAGGAGGCTAAAACGGAGCTCCATAAGATCGCCAAGACCGGAGACAACCAGGGAGTGCCACTGCTGGTGGTGGCTAACAAGCAAGACCTGAGGCACTCTCTGAGCCTGGCGGAGATTGAAAAGGCACTAGCGTTGAAGGAACTGGGCCCTGGCACGCCTTGGCACCTGCAGCCCACCTGTGCCATCATAGGAGACGGACTGAAAGACGGCATGGAGAGACTCCATGACATGATCCTTAAACGGAGGAAGATGCTCCGCCAACAGAAGAAAAAGAGATGA
- the si:dkey-30e9.6 gene encoding uncharacterized protein si:dkey-30e9.6, with protein MTSNSYLDPSTSVYLNKKTVFSASLNLATIRSEGFIRPHYSHQVDPWNLKPPDFSPKLYTSLSVPRRKKTKNTHQPLLTLASSETVLSVDTFTPNILFPEIDQNRKALPKFSTSYRPPGSLESKLMFVKTGKYPPVAYKNPKPHNFRQLADDMPNMVTAAERDPGQLNFKSQHLSIIRGTRSETDIYSREPFGKMDTYKPTEPRWEARLTLPKLPWPPKSASYTRHRHRRRVYSAFMDRVEEKISSSWKTG; from the exons ATGACCTCTAACAGTTATTTGGATCCTTCGACATCAGTTTATTTGAATAAAAAGACAGTCTTTTCTGCTAGCCTGAACTTAGCCACCATAAGAAGCGAAGGTTTTATCCGTCCTCATTATTCACATCAGGTTGACCCATGGAACTTGAAGCCGCCTGATTTCTCTCCTAAACTCTACACATCTCTGAGTGTCCCTCGAAGGAAGAAGACAAAAAATACACATCAACCTTTACTGACACTTGCCTCCAGTGAGACAGTCTTAAGTGTGGACACATTTACCCCAAACATTCTATTTCCTGAGATTGACCAGAATAGAAAAGCACTGCCTAAGTTCAGCACATCATACAGACCTCCTGGCTCTTTAGAATCCAAGCTGATGTTCGTTAAAACAGGGAAATATCCTCCTGTGGCCTACAAGAACCCTAAACCACATAACTTTAGACAG CTTGCTGATGACATGCCAAATATGGTTACTGCAGCTGAAAGGGATCCTGGTCAGTTGAACTTCAAATCTCAGCACCTGAGTATAA TTAGGGGGACCAGATCGGAAACAGACATTTATTCAAGGGAACCTTTTGGGAAGATGGACACCTATAAGCCAACAGAGCCTAGATGGGAGGCCAGGCTCACACTCCCTAAATTGCCTTGGCCCCCAAAATCTGCCTCCTACACT AGACACAGGCACAGACGCAGAGTGTACAGTGCTTTCATGgacagagtagaggagaagatctCCAGCTCTTGGAAAACTGGCTGA